The Polypterus senegalus isolate Bchr_013 chromosome 11, ASM1683550v1, whole genome shotgun sequence sequence TAAGTTAAATAACTTATCTTTTGTTAGAATAAATCTGCATAATTTAAAGTAACATGTAATTACTCATGCATTCATCATTTTAACTACTGCTACAGGAAATAAAACAAGGATGTccactcattcattttctgaatatatttaCTCCTTTATAGTGTCAGAGGTCTGGATGAATCAAGTATGAGATGAAGCAATCATTTTCATCATTCTCCAAAGACCTTAGCATTCtccaaactgcacacagcacttcaacagattaaaaaatattctttaactGTATGGGTCCATTTGTGAGAAGCTATGAAAGCCATCAAAGTACCATTTAAggacaaatttaaattaaacctgTGATTTGTGAGAATACTAGAATACaggaataatgtaaaaaaaacaaaccctgaaCTATAACAAAACAGTGTGAATCTGTTATGTATAGCATTAAACCATTGTAATGTAGCACACACAATTTCTCAACACGTCTCGAGGCGGTGTTTCTTctgtaaaaaatttaatttatttaaagagaaacaAATTAGGCGGCAAGtgttcttaaataaaatgttggaacatgaaaaattaaaatcagaaattCTCAATTATGAAACTTATGTGAaggtaaaaaatacattaaaaaatgtctGAATCATAGCCTAGTCACCATCTATATGGAATTTGCACACTCTCTCCATGCCGGTATGATTGTTTCATCAGGTGGTCCAGTTTATTCCCACATGTGTTCTCTACCCACAATTAACTGGCCTTCTAAAAATTAAGTGTGGGTATGTGAGTAAAAAATTGATAATTGCACACTTCAAgacttttaaagaaaacaaatcaagacAACcacattaaaattgtattttccacaacatctttatttttaaaaaggataAAGGTACATAAGAGAGGAACATAAAATTTTCAAAGTTATTCTTTTTAATAGTAGTCAAACTTGGGAGGTTATCAAGTGTTACTATTATATTACTCTCCAATACTGTGCACTGCACAACACATCCTTTACTTTCAATTTAAAGAACACTTTAGGtgggaaagagagagaggaaaaaaaaaaaaaaacgtagactAAGAACTGCCTGAATTTTTTCTTTTGAGGCAATGTAATCAACTCCAAGgaacaaaaacaacaagagttatatatttataataaaaaaaagctcaaatctcaaccccaaaaaaaaaaaaaaaacttccatcaTTACCCTGTTGTGAAACACAACATACATGGGATGAAGTTATTTTCAGCAACATGAAAAAATATGTTGATGCCAGCACACACTAAGCTGGTAGAAGAAAACACTTTGCCCACTATCTTTCAAGTGTCCAAACACCAGTATGGGCAAAAACGTCCTCTTATTCAAAAGACTAAACACTGGAGCCTAGGGGTTTATTAGGATCTTGTCAGCCTGAGGTAGGGATTGAGGGACTGGGCTAACAAATTGAAAGTGGAAACCTGGTAGGGTTTTGTGTATTTCATCTTATCTGTaacaatgtaaaagtaaaaaacaccAACAGTAATTATCCGACAAAATTgactgtatatacacttttttaaattttaaatacacaaGACAAAAATTGGTCAAATACTAAAAAAGGAGGGGTGGGGGAGCACAAAATCGAGACTATTAGGTGGTTTAGAACCCACAAGTTAAGTCCGCGCTACTGTTCATCCCGTTAGCATCACAGACATAACGCGATCCGCATGTTTTTGCGCCATGTGCACCAGGAGACACGAAGATCTCTTCCCGCGGTATATATAAACCTGAAAAGAGAGCAAATCAAAACGTATCAGCGGTTTACAGGACCCAACGGTGTGTCAGACTATGAACCGTTTTAAGCATTGATTCAACTTTACCCGTACCCGAATATAATGCGCATGTAGTGTTATATCATCACCAAAAACAGGTGCAACTTGGTAATTTTGATCTTCCAGATATACTCGTTTAATCAAAATTTGCCACCCACATTCTTCCCACCTCAACAACCACCACCCATGCCCACTCAAGCTTGTTATGTCAATTCTACAATTCTGGCTCCATGTACATTCAacagtttaagtttatttttggcTCTCACCTTTATGTAAATgtggtatttttgtttaataaccgAAGTGTGGACGATCCGCGTGGAGGTCCCTTGATCGCGTCATGTCAAACTGCGTGCTTCTGTTGAGGGTGGACGCTGGGGACAGACGAGAACGTTCGTACGCATAACCCTCAGCCATGGGGGCAGCCCTGCGCACAGGACTGCGATCTCGAGTGTAGCACGAAGCTGGTGGTACTGCTGGTGTTGGCAGAGGTCGACGATCAAATGGGTCAAGGGCAGGTGATGACAGGCGATCTCTCAACAGAGAAGAGGATTGGGCTGAAGCAGAAGAGGGGAGAGAACTTGCCTTTCTTTCCTCAAATGGGGTAATCCCATAGGGACGGGCCCTATACTTCTCAtaaaaatcaattacatttgACTGGTTTCGATCTTCTAATCCAGAAGGAGACTCTGTGTATCCTTTGATGCCGGGGTTTCCATACCCCATCTGTACACTAAACCCCTTGTTGACACTGAAACTACTATTGCCATCATAGGGTGAATTTCGTCCATATCCAATGGGACTGTTATAGCCCATACCCCTGTTCATAACAGGGCCACTACCAAAGCCCATGCCCATGCCCATGCCTAGCCCAGGACCACCGTTGTAGCTTGAACCACCACTGAAGCCTGGGCCACCAGAAAGATCTCTGCCGAAACCCCTGCCTCCACCAGCATTATACCTCACACCACCAAACCCACTGCCCTCAGGGCGCATGGGACCTTCAGAATATGAGCCATTTTTAGACGTAGGGCACTCTTTTGACCAGTGGCCCTCTTTCCCGCACACGTAACAACCCGTCTTCTCTCCCATTCCCGGTGCGATTCGAAGACGGCTGGTTGAAAGTTGCACGCTCATCAGTtttccttaaaaagaaaaagacgcAAAACATTTGCTTTGGACCATACTGTAGTAAATTATTCAAGTTACCTCAATAAAAATACTGATCCTTTACTAATAAAGCATCACATATACTCTGCAGTTATTTATTCTTTACCTGTTCTGCCTTCCTGCGCTAATAATAAAGAGGCAAGAAATAGCGCATCCCCACAACAAAATTAGAACTATGCAAGACAGCTTCAAATCTTGAATAATAACTTACTTTCCTTAttagaggaaaacaaaatggacAATGTTTAGCTAAACCGGAGAAGGCACTGTTAAAGATGTAAACTTCACCATCTTAATGGCATGCACCACAGCTTTATTAAATGGGCACCCCTGAATTAGACAGTACATATTAAAACAGGgataaaaagattgcataaatGTACTGTAACTCACACCTGATAAAACCAAACTTACCTGTGTGTAAAAGGTTGCCCTTTTGTAAGCTGTTATTAAGATGTACTGCATACTTTTTGGAATTCATGAATGCAACATGCAAAAATGTTACCTGCTTAATTCTTATTGCAAAAAAACCAGGATAATGCTATTATTTCACCTTGAAAATCTGTGTTGTGAAGTCCCTTGATTGCCTCCATGGCGTCATCTGGATTTTCCATGTGCACAAAAGCATAATGTCTCACAATATCACATTCTACCACAGGTCCATATTCTTCAAACTTGTCTCGCAGCTCTTGGTTAGTACAGCTGCTGCTGATGTTGCCCACATGCAATTTTGTGGCTGCTTTGGCTTTGCTAAGGCCAATCTCGACATTCATGGGCTGACCATTCAGCTCATATTTGTGCAAATTGCGGATGGCCTCCTCTGCACTCTCCTTATCCTCCATATGAACAAAGCCAAAGTTTTTGACAATATCACATTCAGTCACTCTCCCATATTGAGAGAAAAGGGACCTGAGGTCATCAGATGTTGTGGCTTGTGCCAGGTTTCCAACAAAGAGTTTAACCATGGTGACAACCTGTAAAAACAATGGCAGCTGTCAAATATTTAATGTACTTAAaggtattttttaacaaatattcaGTCAGTAACCACTACTCATGGAATGGGTAGCCTTGACCCATTTTCACAGAATTCTTCACAAATGTAACTGTCATATGTATGCAGAAATACACAGACTTTGTAAATGGATGTACCTTACAGGCCTGTGACTGACTAGCcaaaatcaaataacactttGGTACAGATGCCTAATCGATAGACAAAGGTATAATTAAGACACAGCTTCAACCTATGTGATATTTAAGCAATTAGCATTTAATCATGTAAAAGTTTGTATGTAAAATTATTGTACACATCCCATTTCTTCTTATGCAGGTTTGCATAACAGCTTAGCAACTTTGTGAGAGAGGTGCTTGTTTGGGAAATCATGTTTTGAGATAAAAACTGCTCCCCTTGATAAGGGAAGATTAGCAGAGCTATCAAAGTGGCCACAACGCAAGAGTGGGTGAAATGTTTTGTACATCAAtccaaaatacaagaaaaaacaagCAACTCTGCTCTGCACCATCTAGCAGGAACCTCATAGGGGATACAATGGGAGGATTTGTGGCTACTACGAGCAAGTTACTATACACATCTCTTATTGCATATATGAATACACTTCTATaactaataacaaataaaaatctaAGGCCCAAAGGGGAACAGGTTACAATGTCAGACAAGTTATCCTTGACTGAGGTATACAAGCATTTAAGTATTTAGACTTAGGTCAAGGGTTCTGGTGGTTCCCTTACAGGGAAGGTCACAATTTCTGACATAGTTTAAGTCTACTGAAGAAGGCAAatgccaagttaaaaaaaaaaaaaaaatctaacattaaACTATGTAAATCACAtttgcaaaatgttaaaaaaaatatcatacaGTACAAATATGCACCAAGTACTCTGTATTTTCAGCGTACAtttgaatatatacatatttttacatgCATAATTAGACCAAACTTTTTGGCTAAGTTGACAGCCCTACTTTACATTACATGAAAAACAACAAGTGCTTAAGTGGCAAATTTCAAATCATGACCTTTTAAAATGGcagctatatactatatatatatacacatatacatactatatatatatatactatatatatatatatatatgctatatatatatatatatatatatatatatatatatatatatatattatatatatatatatatatatatatatatatatatatatatatatgctatatatatatatatatatatatatatatatatatatatatatatatatatatatatatatatatatatatatatatatatatatatatatatatatatatatatatatatatatatatatatatatacatacatatatacacacacactatatatatatatatatatatatatatatatatatatatatatatatacacacacacacacacacacactatatatatatatatacatacatacacttaatggccttttttgccttttttttttttaaaattacagtatttttattgcTTTGGTGTAAACAAGCAGCGATGTCAGACAGAAACTTGTTTTTCCCCAAACTCAAAGatgcacatttttaaagttaCTTGGGAGAGTAAATCATTATTGCCTCCGAGAAAATgttgtactgcggtgggttggcaccctgcccaggattggttcctgccttgtgccctgtgttggctgggattggctccagcggacccccgtgaccctattcggattcagcgggttagaaaatggatggatggatggatggagaaaatgTTGTAATATTACAAGcatacatttgcaaaactgtaGTATCCAAAATATCCACTCCTTTCACTCTTAAAGTACAGTAATGTGAAATCAATCTTTCTGTAGAACTTTAAGCAAGATAAAAACCATGTTGTACTTTTTATATTACATGGTTTTAGcaggtatattaaaaaaataacattaaaattaacaaaacataacatggTGTAAGTTCCGATATTctattttatacaaataaaattacttGCAGCtccattttaataatttcaaaatttaTGAACTGTTATTCAACATTAAAGCTTTACTATCACATATTAAAAAACTAATGAGGAAAAGATACAAGTGAAAATTTAAAACGCAGTCAAATTGCAAGCCAGTCAAAGAATTTAATCTTTTTGGATATTTTAATTTCTGACGTCTGGAAACTAAAGTGTCATTTGTGGAATCCAGATCTGCGTTTCTGTCTATGCACTGCGATAtcaaattgttttaattgtaaatatgTTACACACTTCCATTCTTTTGCAACTATGTTAATAGGACCCAAATATTTGTATAATACTTAAACAGACCATTTTTCTCCTAACTTTGTGAAAGCAGACGCTTAACATATTTGTAGCCATCTGAATTCAAACATAGTGGCTGGTTGGGTTACGCAGCGTAACCAATTCTGGCAGCTCTGAACAGTgctccagtccatcgcagggccctCTCATATACCTTGTGCTATGGTAGAAATGCCAAATTGGGCCATCTTGTTGTGTGGGGGTGGGGGACGGACTAAATCTCTAAAGGTGCACATGGGAAGTACACCTAAACGTCAATCACAAATCAACCAACCGCCACCGGAGTAGACACAAGGAAGCCGAAACCTCAAGTCGACAGTCTCTTTCCCTTTTAAATTAAGTACACTAATCTGGAACCATAACGCATCTTAACTCAAAAACCGAACGTTTTGATTGCCGCTAGCTCTCAATTCATCATTACTGCAATATTCACTACTCCGTCTAGTTGGAAAATGGACGTAAATTACTTCACTAACCTTGTACAACAATCTAAGGCGAAAGGATTTATTTCACATCCGTCTTCAAAAACTTATCTGTTGTACCACCAAATGTGCACCGAAATGCCTATGTATTGCAATCTATTGTTTGTATTGTACTTTTATAATATTGGGCAAACAAAATATCGAGACGTTGCAGACGTCTGATTACGAAACAAACCACACAGGTTTCACGAATTACGAAGGAGCAATTGTTTCATTTACTCCACACGAAGAAAGCAACTTAACCGTCACATTGGCTCGCTTTGTAACAACCTGAACTGCCGATAACTCATTTCGATTAATAAGAGTTTAACATACAAACATAAGCCTCTACATGGAGAAAACTCAGTTTGATAACTCGTTTCCGTCAACCCGCTGTCTAAAGTGTCCAAGAAAGCTCTCTCTCGCACTCAATTGCTTAACATTACAAATTAATTGAATAGATAAACTGAATTACTATGTTAAActttaatatttctttaaaatcctGTCTAAGTATAAAGATGCCTTATTTTGGAGTTTAAAAAGATGTAATAGACGCTCTAATCCCTTGATTCAATCTCTTTATCATTAGACAGTAAATTATGGCCTAATACATACAGACTCCCGAAGAGCATGTTTAGGCCACAAAAGATGACGCGAAACATTTTCTTTGCAACTACCGATTAGCCTATAAACAAACCAAGGGtcgggaaaggaaaaaaaagtttcatttaaaattaagctAACACGACACAGTGGAACTTCATTACTCCCTCGAAATAACGAAGTTATTAGAATTGAACAGCAACCATTACTTACCTAACTAAAAACTGACGCGTCCTTCTAACAAAATGGCGTCGCAACCGCCAACCTCTTTGGCAGTATTGGTGGTTTGCACCGCCCACGTGACGCTATATCGTAAGCTGACCAATAGAAATACAGGTTGCAACCTATAGGCCATAAGGGAAGGAAGCGTAATCAAAATCGTCGTATGAGAAGGTCAATGTAAATTTAACTTCCTAAATGTTTAAAGAAACTaatctttaaatttaaagcaTAATTACTAATCCAAAACACGTCGCTATTTAAAAACTTGGGATGTGATGCCATTCGTTTGCAACGCGGTGCATAAAGTGAATTTAACGAACTCATCTtgtcaatgttttgttttaattcggTAACTTGGAAACACTTGAACCATAACCTGCAATATCCCACGTAAAAAGCAATAACGTTATATATGTACTTAAAAATTAAGCCATTAGTAACGTGCGTTTCGCCACCTCGCCTCGGCTGAAAAACTCGCAGACACTCCTTGTGCCGCTTAAATTCCCATTAGATTTTTAACTTTGCTCAAGTTCGCTCTTACTGTTCAAAGCCACGCCGAAAAGGGTGTTCTTAAGTTTTGATGCACTACTTTGCACATTTTGACCTTGGTGCAGTAGGCTGAAGTATCACTGTCAATCCACCAACTGGGACAGCGACATTTCGTGCCGCGCTACCAACACTCCAAGAATGAATGCACTTTAAAAATGTGCAGTTACACCATTCTACACCTCAAGCTCTTCAGTGTGCTCTATTGATAACACTGAGTTAACATCTCATTTCAAATACAGAAACCCAATGTCTGCATTCCGTTACCTTGGGAAACCGTATATGCCGTCCAAAATTGCCCACACAGCACATCGTATGGGACTGGAGTGGTCCGGGGCACCATGGTTAGAAAAATCAGTATCTTATTTTGGATAGTCAATATCACATTTCACCCATGAAAGCCACTAAAGAGGCTGGGAAAATTGGGATTTTTACCAGACTATTTGTCCTGCAACTGGTCAAGCAGGACCCTCTTCATCACATCATTCTTTGTCATTGAATTCAGTCAGGAGTCTAAATATTACCCCCACAGTGCAAACTTTAAAACTGCAGAGAACATTAAACCAAATCCcataaaaagacagacagacaagccaGGTAGGATCAGAGATGtttattagattttaaaaaatagcattcattaacaataaaaaaatacatttgccaAGTCTGTTCatctaaaatgctaaaaaaaaaaccaaaaaaacatttctcctCTCAGTATTCTGCCTGTAGAAGACTAATTTGATTTCTAAGTACTAAACTTCCCAccctgcaataaaaaaaaacaaccaaaaaaacgcTTTGTACAGCAtcgcaaataaattaaaaacgtACGTTTGGCTAGAAGGGCGGTCAGTCGCGTCATTTTAAATTTCAGTCTTCAAAGTAAAATGGGAATACAGTGgctaaatgtaaagttttgaatCATCGCTTTGAGTATCTGCAGAGGCAAAAATGCACCGCCAACAAGCCTCCAAAGAAACTCAAATTGGACTGGTATAGTGAacaaacagtatataaaacaaacaaaataaaacattagtcACACTTTTGAAGAACGAGAACGGTATTAAAAACGTTTATGAACGACGAGATGTCTGCGCAATTCTTCCTGTTAGTCGCAGGCGGTATGCGACCTGCCTCAAACAATGGGTGATACTGCGCGGCGT is a genomic window containing:
- the LOC120539271 gene encoding RNA-binding protein 4.1-like isoform X1, producing the protein MVKLFVGNLAQATTSDDLRSLFSQYGRVTECDIVKNFGFVHMEDKESAEEAIRNLHKYELNGQPMNVEIGLSKAKAATKLHVGNISSSCTNQELRDKFEEYGPVVECDIVRHYAFVHMENPDDAMEAIKGLHNTDFQGKLMSVQLSTSRLRIAPGMGEKTGCYVCGKEGHWSKECPTSKNGSYSEGPMRPEGSGFGGVRYNAGGGRGFGRDLSGGPGFSGGSSYNGGPGLGMGMGMGFGSGPVMNRGMGYNSPIGYGRNSPYDGNSSFSVNKGFSVQMGYGNPGIKGYTESPSGLEDRNQSNVIDFYEKYRARPYGITPFEERKASSLPSSASAQSSSLLRDRLSSPALDPFDRRPLPTPAVPPASCYTRDRSPVRRAAPMAEGYAYERSRLSPASTLNRSTQFDMTRSRDLHADRPHFGY
- the LOC120539271 gene encoding RNA-binding protein 4.1-like isoform X2, which encodes MVKLFVGNLAQATTSDDLRSLFSQYGRVTECDIVKNFGFVHMEDKESAEEAIRNLHKYELNGQPMNVEIGLSKAKAATKLHVGNISSSCTNQELRDKFEEYGPVVECDIVRHYAFVHMENPDDAMEAIKGLHNTDFQVLDLCITSK